A single genomic interval of Eptesicus fuscus isolate TK198812 chromosome 10, DD_ASM_mEF_20220401, whole genome shotgun sequence harbors:
- the SAYSD1 gene encoding SAYSvFN domain-containing protein 1 gives MEQRLAEFREARKRAGLAAEPSTSRQSAQTSGEKAEATATPKSAPGWLKRFLVWKRRPASAPAQPSLAQEAAQPGSRTPQPPRRTAVPPPLPRDQSFLTSITFLKVLLWLILLGLFVELEFGLVYFVLSLFYWMYVGTRGPGEKKEGEKSAYSVFNPGCEAIQGTLTAEQLERELQLRPLEGR, from the exons ATGGAACAGCGGTTAGCCGAGTTCCGAGAGGCCCGGAAACGGGCCGGGCTGGCGGCCGAACCCAGCACTTCCAGGCAGAGCGCACAAACCTCGGGAGAGAAGGCGGAAGCAACTGCCACTCCAAAGTCAGCCCCAGGCTGGCTCAAACGATTCCTGGTGTGGAAACGGAGGCCCGCGAGtgccccggcccagcccagcctcgcTCAG GAAGCCGCTCAGCCTGGGAGCAGGACGCCACAGCCCCCACGGAGGACAGCCGTTCCCCCACCGTTGCCTCGGGACCAGTCCTTCCTGACCAGCATCACCTTCTTGAAGGTTCTTCTCTGGTTGATCCTGCTGGGACTGTTTGTGGAACTGGAATTTGGCCTGGTTTATTTTGTCCTGTCCTTGTTCTACTGGATGTATGTCGGGACACGAGGTCccggggagaagaaggagggagagaaaagcgCCTACTCTGTGTTCAACCCGGGCTGCGAAGCCATCCAGGGCACCCTGACTGCAGAGCAATTAGAGCGCGAGTTACAGCTTAGACCCCTGGAGGGGAGATAG